A stretch of DNA from Blastocatellia bacterium:
ATGCCGGCGGCCACACTGGAGAGAATGACGACCGTCATGGCCTGCCCCATGGCCATGGGGTCTCGCTCCACTTCCTCATACAAACTGACATCGAGCCGGGCTGCGCGAATCATGCGCTGTTGCAAATTCGACATTGGGACCTCCTTAGAAAGGATTTTGCTTCACCCACCTGCGGGCAGGATTGCGCCGCGGCACTCGCCCAAACCAATACGAGCAAATCCGTCGCGAGCGCAGTAACCACGTATGATGACTTCATCGCCGTCTTCCAGAAAGCGTCGTGTCTCGCCGGTCGGCAACTGGATTGGCTCCGTGCCGCGCCACGTCAATTCGAGCAAACATCCGCGCGAGTCTTTCGTCGGCCCTGAAATCGTTCCGCTGGCCAGCAAATCGCCCGCGCGCAGATTGCAGCCGTTGCTCGCATGATGCGTCAGCAGTTGCGCGACCGTCCAGTACATATCCCGAAATGTGCCACGACTCACTCGCGCTGGCGGGATGCGCTGCTCGCGCATGAGCGACGTACTCAACTCCACTTCCACGGTCACATCAATGCCGCCGTGTTGTTGATCGTCAGGCGCATGCAGGTAGGGCAGCGGCGGCGGGTCGCCATCGGCTCGGCGCAGCGCCGGCACGCGATACGGCGCCAGCGCCTCCATTGTCACAATCCAGGGCGAGATCGTGGTGGCAAAACTCTTGCTGAGAAATGGACCGAGCGGCTGATACTCCCACTTCTGTATATCGCGTGCCGACCAATCATTGAGCAAGCAGACGCCGAAAATGTGTTTCTCAGCGTCGGCAATATGAATCGGCTGGCCTAATTTGTTGCCCGGCCCGACGAAAAATCCTAACTCGACTTCGTAATCGAGCGCCCGCGATGGAGCGAATACCGGCGTGTCAGCATCATCGCTGACGGTTTGCCCCTGCGGGCGACGAATCGGCGCGTCACTAACCAGCAGCGACGAGGCGCGACCGTGATAGCCGACAGGCACATATTTGTAATTGGGAAACAGCGGGCTTTCAGGACGGAACATGCTGCCGACGTTCGTGGCATGGTAGATTGAGGCGTAGAAATCCGTATAGTCGCCGATGCGCGCCGGCAGCAGCATTCGTGCCGCGCGCATGGGGATAAGAACTTGCTTGATCAGCTCCTTGTTATCTCGAAGCTCAGGGCAATCGGCTCGCAGTAATTGACTGATTCGCCGACGCAGCGCCGACCAGTGCTCATGACCAAGCGCCATCAAGCGATTGAGCTGGCGCCGGCGACAAGCGCTGACCAGCTCGGCGTCTAACGAACTAAACAGCTCATGCCGGGCGCATTGGTAGAGATCAAGAATGCAATCGCCAATAGCCACGCCGATATGCGGTATGGTACGCCGACTGCCCCGATGTCGCCGTATGAACACGCCCAGCGGCAGATTTTGAATGGGAAAGTCACTCGTGGGATCGTTGGCCGATTCCACCCAACTTTTGAGATTCACATCGTGCGTCTCGTTGATCGAATAGATCATAACAGACCGAGCCGTTTCAAATCTTCGATGGGTTCAGACACCGAACATGAACCAAATGAGATGCAAAATCCTTCTCGCGCGGCGACGAGTTGCTCGATGCTGAGTCGCCACTCGTGCCAGGCGACCCCTTCGTCATCGAATTGAAAAGCGTCAGCCGAGGTTTCGTCCAGCACCTGGGCGGCCTGCTCGTGACTCATGCCATAGCGCAAGAACGCGCTGGTCAACGCCACGTTGAGGAATCCGTGCATCAGGCCAGACGGACTATCCGGCTCGTATGTCATCCGATGGACCGAACGAATTGGATGATGGAGTCCGGCCGTGGCTTTGAACGGCACGTTGGCGGCGGCGCAGCCCGCGATGAACCGGACGAGATCACCGGTCGAAGGAATCATCTCAGGGATCAGGCCGCCGGTGCGCACCTTGGCGCGCGCGCCTGTCCGAGCGATGGCCTCGATCAGTGGCTCAGCAGATGGCGCCAGCGGTATTTCAATATAGGCTGCCACGAACGGCGGCACGAGTTGCATCGCTCGCTCAACCTCGTCAACCCGGTCAGCTTTTAGCTCCAGCGTATCAATGAACGCGAAGGCGGAATGGCGCTCATTGAATTCCATGATCGTGGCGATGGCTTCCTGCGCCTGTGCACTGCACAACGCGCTTATCAACCAGCGCGGCTCTTGCTCGCTCTTTGACCAGTGTGCCACCGCTTCGCGCGCAAACTCATCGAGCCGCGAGACAGGCAGAACGAAGCGACCGAGCATCCAGGCGTGTTCACTGCGCCGATAGGCCGCATACTGCTCAACGGCTGCGTTCATTTCAAGCTGCGCCGGCGGAAACAAGCCGGCATAATCAATGAACGATCTCATCAGCGCGCGCAGCGAGTTGGCCATGCCGTGCCGCTTCTGGGACTGGCGATAGTCGTTCATTGCGCGAAATACTTCTTCAGCCCTTGCCAGCACTGATAGTAATCGTGTTGCAGGCAGGGCGTCTCGATGGCAAATCGTGTCGGTCGGATGACGTATCGCGTCTCGAACATGAAGGCCAACGTATTGCCCAGATACTGCGGGGTCAACTGAGCATGGGTGGCCTGCTCGAAGGTTGTGGCATCAGGCCCATGACCGGACATGCAATTGTGTAAACTTGCGCCACCCGGCACAAAACCTTCAGCCTTGGCGTCGTACCGACCGAAGATCAAGCCCATAAACTCGCTCATCACATTACGGTGAAAGTACGGTGGACGGAATGTGTCCTCGGCGACCATCCAACGTGGCGGGAAGATGACGAAATCGCAATTGGCCGTGCCCGGTGTGTCCGACGGCGAGGTCAACACCGTGAAGATCGAAGGATCAGGATGATCGAAGCTCACCGTGTTGATCGTGTTGAACCGCGACAGATCGTACTTATAGGGCGCGTAATTGCCGTGCCACGCGACGACATCGAGCGGCGAGTGATTAATTGAAGCCACCCACAGATGTCCTTGAAATTTCGTCACCCATTGAAACGCGCCTTCGCGATCTTCAAACGAAGCCACCGGCGTGAGAAAATCGCGCGGATTGGCAAGCCCGTTGGCCCCGATCGGCCCCAGCTCAGGCAGCCGAAATAACGCGCCGTAGTTTTCGCAAACATAGCCGCGGGCCATCCCGTCAGGCAGTTCAACAGAAAACTTAAGCCCACGTGGCAGCACGCACATCTCGCCCGGCGCCACTTCCAACAGGCCCATCTCTGTGCGCAGGCGCAAGCGCCCCAGTTGTGGCACGATCAGCAGCTCGCCATCGGCATCGGAAAAGAAACGATCGCGCATGGATGTGTTGGCCGCGTACATGTGAATGCCCACGCCGGTCAGTGTCGCCGGGCTGCCATTGCCGCCCATGGTTATCATGCCGTCAATGAAATCAGTCGGCTCGGTGGGCAGCGGCAGCGGGTCCCAGCGCAGTTGATTGGGCGATGGCGCGACTTCGTCAAACGGACCGCTGCGCCACCATCCATCGGGCATCTGCTTGAATGGCTCGTGCACAACCGTTGGGCGAATGCGATAAAGCCATGAGCGGCGATTTGCGGCGCGGGGAGCGGTGAAGGCTGTGCCGCTGAATTGCTCGGCATAGAGGCCGTAAGCGGGCTTCTGCGGCGCATTGCGCCCTTGCGGCAACGCGCCCGGTAACGCCTCAGTGGCAAACTCGTTGCCAAAACCGGATTGATAACGAAGCTCGATCTCCGCTGACATAGGTTCTAGAGATTTCCTCGACGCGCTTGTTCGCGCTCAATAGATTCAAATAACGCTTTGAAGTTGCCCTTGCCAAAGCCGCGACACCCCTTGCGTTGAATGATCTCGTAAAACAACGTGGGGCGATCTTCGACCGGCTGCGTGAAAATTTGCAGCAGGTATCCCTCATCATCGCGGTCCACCAAGAGGCCTAACTCGCGCACTGCGTCGAGCGGCTCTTCAATCGGGCCGACGCGCGCCGGCAACGCCTCATAGTAGGCATCCGGCACGGTCAGAAATTCGACGCCGTTCTCACGAAGCGAGCGGACTGTCTCAAGAATGTTCTCCGTGCGCAGCGCGATGTGTTGCACGCCGGGGCCTTGATAGCATTCCAGATATTCTTGAATCTGGCTCTTGCGTCGGCCTTCAGCCGGCTCGTTAATCGGAAACATGATTGAGTGCGAGTCATCAGACATGACCACGCTCATCAGCGCGCTATACTCGGTTGAGATGTCCTTGTCGTCAAACGTAATATAGCGATGGAAGCCAAGCACGCGATGATACCACTCAGCCCATTCGTTCATCCGGCCCTTCTCCACATTGCCCACAATATGATCAATGCGCAGAATGCCCACCGGTCGGCCCGGCGCGTTGGCTTCAACGTAGCCGGGCAGGAATGGCCCATCATAATCGCGATAGGAAATCAACGAATGGATCGTATCACCAAAGGTTTGAATCGCGGCGCGTCGAATGGAGCCATGTTGATCGCTCACCGTATGCGGTTCGATGGCCGGCTGAGCGCCGCGGGCGAGCGCCAGCTCAAAGGCCAGGTCAGCATCGTCCACTTCAAATGCGACATCCCGCACGCCGTCGCCGTGTCGCTTGATGTGTTCGGCTGCCGGATGGTCCGCGTGCTGTGGGGTCGTGATCACGAAGCGCACAGTTCCTTGCGTGAGCACATAGGATGTTGCGTCGCGTTGTCCAGTCTCCAGGCCGGCATAAGCCACCTGTGAGAATCCGAAAGCATGACGATAGTAGTATGAGGACTGCTTGGCGTTGCCCGACCAGAATTCAACATGATGAATCCGTCGCAGCTTCAAAGGATTTTCGCTCATCGGATATATGACCTCCTCTCTTGAGAATCGGTGTGGCGCAAGCTGGCAACTTGCGCCACGTCACGTTCCGTCTTGGTGGCGAACGTAAGCTTATGGATGATGCCCTTGAGCGTGTGGCACAGGTGTTGCTGCCTGTGCTCCATTTTCATGCTTCGTGGCGCGCAATAGTACATGGGTGATTCCTCAACAATTACAATGGGCGCGATTGTAACAGCAGAAGATGAGGCGAATCAAGCAGTGAAGAAGGGCAGCTAACGACTCAGCTTGACGGATTCAACGGCCTGAGGTATCTTAGTGCCCTCCTTGAGTGGGGCCATAGCTCAGTTGGGAGAGCGCTTGAATGGCATTCAAGAGGTCAGGGGTTCAAATCCCCTTGGCTCCACCACCAACTCCCTACATCAACTTCAGCGCAGCGACGTGTTCGCACCGGCAGCACATTGATCGGTTGCTCTGAGAATGTGGCACAGGCGTTCTCGCCTCTGCTCTCTTCTCATCGTTTCTGCCGCATCATCACAAACCACATGAACGACTCCGCTGGATAGAGCGATTTTAACTTAGCCTGTGAGCCCCGCATCTTGCGGACTAATGCATGCTGGAACCGTGCGTTCCCAGGGTAAACTCATTCACAAACCGCTCTAAGCTCGTGGAGTTTGGATAGAACGCGGATGAGGCGGATGCGGCGGATTTTCACGGATTGATCCGCGTTGATCCGCCAAATCCGCGTCATCCGCGTTCCATCAGCTTGTTCACTTCGAGCGATTTTCAATTGCATTTAGCCTGGTTGCCCCGCATCTTGTTGCGGGCTGATGCACGCTGCAAGCGCGCCCTAGGGTCAACTCATTCACAAATCGCTCGAACCAGGACGATTCGTCTCGTCACAGATGGCGTCTGTGCCGGTGGCATCCTCATTGGCTTCACGGCTTGCGCGGCAGTGTCAAGCTGGGGCCGGCGCCTTGCTCGATGGTGATGCTCTTGGGTTGGCCGTCGGCCATCTCGTATTGCACGAAGAAGCCGGCAGGCGCGCCTTCAATCTGAAATCGAGTCGGACCAACTGGCACCAATGTGTAGACCGGCTGCCCCGGCACTGTCGCTTTCAACTTGCCGCCGATTACCTCGATGATCACCTCGATGGGCGGCGCAGAGAGCGCAAACACGCCGGCGAATTTCTTCATCTCCGCCTCGCTCATAGCCACAGCGGCTGCCGGCGGCGCTTTTTCTGCCACTCGTCGAAAAATCATTTCGGAGACTCCAGGCAGGCCGAGTCTGACTTGAGATGCTTCTGCCTGTTCGTTGAGCGTGAACGAGACCAGCGTTTTCGAGCCGAGCGGATTGCGCCATTTGGCTTGGAACGTGTCATAATGCCAGTGCTCCAGCTCTCCGATGAACGCCGGACTGAACTGAGCAAGCAGCTTGCCGTTCTGCTCGGTGATTTTCAGTTGGCCATACACCTCATTCTCATACGTGCCGGCATACTTGGGCAGCGCCAGCGACGGCGTCGTTCCCATGACCCGCGCTTGCTCGATCTTTTTCTGTGCAGCCTCTTGTTGTTCCTGTAATGCTTTGAAGGCGCTCAGCACCTCGGTGCTCCAATCCCGCGCCGGCGCGCCCAGGTAGGCATCAAACACTCTGTAGACCAGAGCTGAGTGCAAGTAAGCGCCGCTCAGGTTGATGAGCACGACCACGCCCAACTTCTCTTCCGGTATCATGGCCACCAACGCGCTCATCCCATCAATAGCGCCGCCGTGCTGAACCACCTTGCGCCCTCGGTAATCATGCAAAAACCAACCCAAGCCATAGGTCATGAAA
This window harbors:
- the fahA gene encoding fumarylacetoacetase, with product MIYSINETHDVNLKSWVESANDPTSDFPIQNLPLGVFIRRHRGSRRTIPHIGVAIGDCILDLYQCARHELFSSLDAELVSACRRRQLNRLMALGHEHWSALRRRISQLLRADCPELRDNKELIKQVLIPMRAARMLLPARIGDYTDFYASIYHATNVGSMFRPESPLFPNYKYVPVGYHGRASSLLVSDAPIRRPQGQTVSDDADTPVFAPSRALDYEVELGFFVGPGNKLGQPIHIADAEKHIFGVCLLNDWSARDIQKWEYQPLGPFLSKSFATTISPWIVTMEALAPYRVPALRRADGDPPPLPYLHAPDDQQHGGIDVTVEVELSTSLMREQRIPPARVSRGTFRDMYWTVAQLLTHHASNGCNLRAGDLLASGTISGPTKDSRGCLLELTWRGTEPIQLPTGETRRFLEDGDEVIIRGYCARDGFARIGLGECRGAILPAGG
- the hmgA gene encoding homogentisate 1,2-dioxygenase, which gives rise to MSAEIELRYQSGFGNEFATEALPGALPQGRNAPQKPAYGLYAEQFSGTAFTAPRAANRRSWLYRIRPTVVHEPFKQMPDGWWRSGPFDEVAPSPNQLRWDPLPLPTEPTDFIDGMITMGGNGSPATLTGVGIHMYAANTSMRDRFFSDADGELLIVPQLGRLRLRTEMGLLEVAPGEMCVLPRGLKFSVELPDGMARGYVCENYGALFRLPELGPIGANGLANPRDFLTPVASFEDREGAFQWVTKFQGHLWVASINHSPLDVVAWHGNYAPYKYDLSRFNTINTVSFDHPDPSIFTVLTSPSDTPGTANCDFVIFPPRWMVAEDTFRPPYFHRNVMSEFMGLIFGRYDAKAEGFVPGGASLHNCMSGHGPDATTFEQATHAQLTPQYLGNTLAFMFETRYVIRPTRFAIETPCLQHDYYQCWQGLKKYFAQ
- the hppD gene encoding 4-hydroxyphenylpyruvate dioxygenase; its protein translation is MSENPLKLRRIHHVEFWSGNAKQSSYYYRHAFGFSQVAYAGLETGQRDATSYVLTQGTVRFVITTPQHADHPAAEHIKRHGDGVRDVAFEVDDADLAFELALARGAQPAIEPHTVSDQHGSIRRAAIQTFGDTIHSLISYRDYDGPFLPGYVEANAPGRPVGILRIDHIVGNVEKGRMNEWAEWYHRVLGFHRYITFDDKDISTEYSALMSVVMSDDSHSIMFPINEPAEGRRKSQIQEYLECYQGPGVQHIALRTENILETVRSLRENGVEFLTVPDAYYEALPARVGPIEEPLDAVRELGLLVDRDDEGYLLQIFTQPVEDRPTLFYEIIQRKGCRGFGKGNFKALFESIEREQARRGNL